TTCAAGGACGCTCCCGAGCGCGCCGCGGAGTTCCAGCGGAGCCACGGCGTCGACGGTGTCGGCAAGACCGTCCGTGCCGCGTGGGCCGACGAGTACCCCGAGTACCTGCGTGCCAACGCCAGCGGTCACGCCGCCCCCGAGAAGTGCCTGGCCGCACACCTCCTGCCCGATACCGACGAGCCGATCCACCTGGAAGTGTGTAACGCCTCCTTCGACGACAACGTCACCCAGCGACTGAAGGGTGCGATGGCCCGCGAGGACTACGAGCAGATCCTCGACCCGCGGGGGGCCTGTCTGTGGGTCGAAGGGAGACGGTCGACGGAGGCCTTCGAGAAGCTCCGGAACGGCGAGTTCGTCCTGCCGACGCTGTCGGGTGCCCTGGAGATGCTCGGGATGGAGGAAGCCGAGGCCGGCGAGGCCGCCGAGGCGGTACGGGCCTACCGGGAACGGCAGGACGGCCCCTCCGTCCGTGGCGACGTAGTGTAGCGGGACGGCGAGTCACACCCGACCGACGGTGACGAAGAACGGGACGGTCTCGCGGCGCTCGTACGCCCGGTCGCCCATCTGCTCGACGACCGTCCGCCCCATCTCGCGCCACTGCTCGCGTAGCCGGTCCAGTTCTTCCGGTGTCGTCTCGCCGTCGAGGATCGTCTCGCGGTCGCTGGCCAGCCCCTCGCCGGTGGCCTTCCGACGCGCGGACCGGATCGCCTGTTCGCCGTAGGGCGGGGTGATCTCACGGACCTGGTCGTATCGACGCGTCGAGACCACGTCCAGCCCCGCCTCGCGGAGGAGGTCGGCCGCGTCGCTGCCAAGCGCCACGTCGGTCCCGACGCCGTCGAGGTAGAACCGGCGTGCGCGCCGCGCCAGGGGAGGTTCGGCCGCGACCGTCGATTCGACGGTGACCGCGGCGTTGTTCGGTTCGACCGCCGCGACCCGCTGGCTGGCGACGCGGGCGAACTCCCGGACCGCCGCGCCCGGATCGGGGAGGTTGATCAACAGCGCCTGACAGACAACCAGATCGAAACTGTCCTCGGCGAAGGGGAGTCGCGTGGCGTCGCCCTGGACCGTCGGCCCGCCGACCGACGCCAGCAGGTCGGCGTCGGCGTCGACCCCGACGACGGTTCCGTCGGTCTCCTCGCGGAGGACGCGGGTGAGTTCGCCGGTGCCACAGCCGACGTCCAGCACTCGCTGGCACGTCCCGAGTTCGAGATCCGCGAGCGCCGCGCGAGAGTCGGCCCACATCCCCGTCCGGGTGGCTTCCAGGTAGTCGGCGGAAAACCGTCGCACGGGTGGTAGCTGTCGGGTCGCGGTAAAAAACGTCGCGGTCCGGTTCAGTCCCGCAGTTCGCGGACCCGTTCGATGTTCCAGGCGAAACTCTTCCCGTCCTCCGAGGGCGTTTCGAGGACCAGCGGGAGGTCCCGGACTGCGTCGTGGTTGACGAACGCGGTCATGCCGTCCTCGCCGATCTCGCCCTCGCCGATGTGGGCGTGTTCGTCCTTGTTGGTCCCACACTCGTGTTTCGAGTCGTTGAGGTGGACACAGGCCAGGTCCGCCAGGCCGACCACCTCGTCGAACTCCGCGAGGGTCTCGTCGACGCCCTCGGGGGTCGAGAGGTCGTAGCCCGCCGCGAACGCGTGGGCGGTGTCGAGACAGAACTCGATGTC
Above is a window of Haloarcula halophila DNA encoding:
- a CDS encoding class I SAM-dependent methyltransferase, which translates into the protein MWADSRAALADLELGTCQRVLDVGCGTGELTRVLREETDGTVVGVDADADLLASVGGPTVQGDATRLPFAEDSFDLVVCQALLINLPDPGAAVREFARVASQRVAAVEPNNAAVTVESTVAAEPPLARRARRFYLDGVGTDVALGSDAADLLREAGLDVVSTRRYDQVREITPPYGEQAIRSARRKATGEGLASDRETILDGETTPEELDRLREQWREMGRTVVEQMGDRAYERRETVPFFVTVGRV
- a CDS encoding DUF7095 family protein, giving the protein MDRSTAVERVEEIVATVEDERMPVPVRELWVFGDVALGLDPVERLDVYVTKDILFKDAPERAAEFQRSHGVDGVGKTVRAAWADEYPEYLRANASGHAAPEKCLAAHLLPDTDEPIHLEVCNASFDDNVTQRLKGAMAREDYEQILDPRGACLWVEGRRSTEAFEKLRNGEFVLPTLSGALEMLGMEEAEAGEAAEAVRAYRERQDGPSVRGDVV